The stretch of DNA AATGGTTGTCCCAAAAGAATACAGAGAGATGAAGGTGTAGAGGATGTATCCATTCCAGTCAAAATCCACTGAGGAGTATTTAACCACGAGTTCATCTATTAAAATCCCATTTGAGCAGAGAAAGTGAAGGACTGCCTGTGTTGTGATGCCTGCAATGattatctttatctgtctctggaGGCGAGGAGAGGAGACTCCACTCTCCTCCAAATTCTTCATGTGTCTCCACAGATAGAGAACAGTCGCAAAGGTTGATGCCAACATCACACAAACACTGAGCAAGAATAAGACTAACCTGCACCAAAAATTCActaattttattttatggttTATTTGCAGGGAATCCCACAGAATATCTGCCAAGTCATCTGTTGAATTATATGCTGCATAATAACTTAACCCTACAATTTCATAAGCAATTTCTACACTCATTCCAAACACATAGAGGATTGCATTTAGACCCAAACCAGAGTAAATTAAAGCTCTGATGTTCCTCTTAAACCAGATGAGGAAAGGATGTTGAGGAGGAACAATCTGACAGAAGTAAAACATATTCATCCAATGGCAGCAGGTAACGCTGGTTATCATACTGTATATCATAACATTCAAAATCACATCCGACATAGCCAATAATATACTCACTTTCATATCCAAATTCCACATGATAAACTCATagaaaacaatgaataaacaaaCCAAATGAATAACAGTGTTGCACCAAACCAGTGATCCCAGTA from Astyanax mexicanus isolate ESR-SI-001 chromosome 11, AstMex3_surface, whole genome shotgun sequence encodes:
- the LOC125804980 gene encoding uncharacterized protein LOC125804980, which codes for MGYNSSWTYFYIEMSAKTFVSVNVPLSAIGILLNMFFVFCMVFPPQGAEQQKRILKVLLGSLVWCNTVIHLVCLFIVFYEFIMWNLDMKVSILLAMSDVILNVMIYSMITSVTCCHWMNMFYFCQIVPPQHPFLIWFKRNIRALIYSGLGLNAILYVFGMSVEIAYEIVGLSYYAAYNSTDDLADILWDSLQINHKIKLVNFWCRLVLFLLSVCVMLASTFATVLYLWRHMKNLEESGVSSPRLQRQIKIIIAGITTQAVLHFLCSNGILIDELVVKYSSVDFDWNGYILYTFISLYSFGTTINMGISQSLFRQGAVHVWQNVCQTLFLKLFL